One region of Candidatus Peribacteraceae bacterium genomic DNA includes:
- a CDS encoding UvrD-helicase domain-containing protein: MPDRDPILHALNEPQRQAVVNIKGPALILAGAGSGKTKALTHRIAHMMREGIPPWQILAVTFTNKAAGEMKERITNLLQITALTPQPPLPPGEGGIHGAGRLPVMGTFHSICARILRREIEKLGRDRSFVIYDADDQEKLMKGVLKEMRVDEKELKPKAALGYVGRFKCEAISPKDAMAQATTPRMQSVIMAYAAYQSALRKANALDFDDLILETVRLFTELPEVLDRYQETWRYLHVDEYQDTNHAQYLFISLLAQKYRNLCVIGDPDQSIYAFRGADIRNILEFEEEYPDALRIKLEQNYRSTQVVLSAANAVIKANPNRPEKEMWSARKEGPHVVVHEVRDEKKEAEEAVLAAEKMKADGVPFNEQVILYRTNAQSRLFEEACMRRGVPYRIIGGVKFYARREVKDVLAYLHVFLNTADTLSLLRIINVPARKIGQTTLGHMQAFAAQNRLSLWQTLERVEEIGALPEGVQGRIRSFVTLVEKYRTLKETLTVSQLTLRLLGDIGMEKWLKDGTEEGEERWGNVQELVSVTNKYDALDPQTSLVSFLEEVSLVSEVDKLNEIKDDALTLMTLHLCKGLEFEHVMVGGCEEGVFPHSSSLFDREQLEEERRLMYVGMTRAKTHLHLFLTRSRMLYGTTMANAPSRFLDDLPDGVTERRSDELLSAFAWATESGVQRATAKHLEPFRQHEVDAAFNQDLSFADDVNQDHPQYERGTRVRHPSFGEGKIVAKRGDVVTIQFDNGKRKDFALSIAPLQIIG, encoded by the coding sequence ATGCCCGACCGCGACCCCATCCTCCACGCCCTCAACGAGCCGCAGCGGCAAGCCGTGGTGAACATCAAGGGGCCTGCGCTGATCCTTGCGGGCGCGGGGAGCGGCAAGACCAAAGCCCTCACCCACCGGATCGCGCACATGATGCGGGAGGGCATTCCGCCGTGGCAGATACTGGCGGTGACGTTCACGAACAAAGCAGCCGGCGAGATGAAGGAGAGAATAACAAATCTTCTTCAGATTACCGCCCTCACCCCCCAGCCCCCTCTCCCGCCGGGAGAGGGGGGGATACACGGGGCGGGACGTCTCCCCGTGATGGGCACGTTCCATTCGATCTGCGCCCGCATCCTGCGCCGGGAGATCGAGAAATTGGGGCGGGACCGTTCCTTCGTGATCTACGACGCGGATGACCAGGAGAAGCTGATGAAGGGGGTGCTCAAAGAGATGCGCGTGGACGAGAAGGAACTCAAGCCCAAAGCGGCGCTGGGATACGTGGGGCGGTTCAAGTGCGAGGCGATCTCCCCCAAGGACGCCATGGCGCAGGCGACCACGCCGCGGATGCAGAGCGTGATCATGGCGTACGCCGCCTACCAATCCGCCCTCCGGAAGGCGAATGCGCTGGACTTCGACGACCTGATTTTGGAGACGGTGCGCCTCTTTACGGAGCTGCCGGAAGTGCTGGACCGCTACCAGGAGACGTGGCGCTACCTCCACGTGGACGAGTACCAGGATACGAACCACGCGCAGTACCTGTTCATCTCCCTCCTGGCGCAGAAGTACCGCAACCTGTGCGTGATCGGCGACCCGGACCAGAGCATCTACGCGTTCCGCGGCGCGGACATCCGCAATATCCTGGAATTCGAGGAGGAGTACCCGGACGCGCTGCGCATCAAGCTGGAGCAGAACTACCGCTCCACGCAGGTGGTGCTGAGCGCGGCCAACGCCGTGATCAAGGCCAACCCGAACCGTCCGGAGAAGGAGATGTGGAGCGCGCGCAAGGAGGGGCCGCACGTAGTGGTCCACGAGGTGCGCGACGAGAAGAAGGAGGCGGAGGAGGCCGTGCTGGCGGCGGAGAAGATGAAGGCGGACGGCGTGCCGTTCAACGAGCAGGTGATCCTCTACCGCACCAACGCCCAGTCCCGCCTGTTCGAGGAAGCCTGCATGCGGCGCGGGGTCCCCTACCGCATCATCGGCGGCGTCAAATTCTACGCGCGGCGCGAGGTGAAGGACGTGCTCGCCTACCTGCACGTATTCCTCAACACGGCCGACACCCTCTCGCTCCTCCGCATCATCAACGTCCCCGCCCGCAAGATCGGCCAGACCACGCTGGGCCACATGCAGGCCTTCGCCGCGCAGAACCGCCTCTCCCTGTGGCAGACGCTCGAGAGGGTGGAGGAGATCGGGGCGCTCCCGGAGGGCGTCCAAGGCCGCATCCGCTCCTTCGTGACGCTGGTAGAGAAGTACCGGACGCTCAAGGAGACCCTCACGGTTTCGCAGCTCACGCTGCGGCTGCTGGGGGATATCGGCATGGAGAAGTGGCTCAAGGACGGCACGGAAGAAGGCGAAGAGCGGTGGGGCAACGTGCAGGAATTGGTCTCGGTGACGAACAAGTACGACGCCCTGGACCCGCAGACGTCGCTCGTAAGCTTTTTGGAGGAAGTGTCGCTCGTTTCCGAGGTGGACAAGCTGAACGAGATCAAGGACGACGCCCTCACCCTCATGACGCTCCACCTGTGCAAGGGGCTGGAGTTCGAGCACGTGATGGTGGGCGGGTGCGAGGAGGGAGTGTTCCCCCATTCATCCAGCCTCTTCGACCGCGAGCAGCTGGAGGAGGAACGACGCCTGATGTACGTGGGCATGACGCGCGCCAAGACGCACCTGCACCTGTTCCTCACGCGCAGCCGCATGCTCTACGGCACCACCATGGCCAACGCCCCCAGCCGCTTCCTGGATGACCTGCCCGACGGCGTCACGGAGCGCCGCAGCGACGAACTCCTCTCCGCCTTCGCGTGGGCCACGGAGAGCGGCGTCCAACGGGCAACGGCGAAGCATTTGGAACCGTTCCGCCAGCATGAAGTGGACGCCGCCTTCAACCAGGACCTTTCCTTCGCGGATGACGTGAACCAGGACCATCCGCAGTACGAACGGGGCACCCGCGTGCGCCACCCTTCCTTCGGGGAGGGGAAGATCGTGGCGAAGCGCGGGGACGTGGTCACCATCCAGTTCGACAACGGCAAGCGCAAGGACTTCGCCCTCAGCATCGCGCCGCTGCAGATCATCGGATAA
- a CDS encoding DNA recombination protein RmuC: protein MEIATFIIGFLIGIAAGGAAIYFSLRKSSQDAQAVAELISARVITKQTEHILQLAETKLSGKKELIDGSLKAVKDDLDRVERLMRSIGDGNVKIDTRLGDAAKVIKELSDTTGNLRNALTSNSNRGQWGERMAEDVLRIAGLVEGINYIKQKKIASVGSKPDFTFMLPQNLTLNMDVKFPFNNYQLYAEAKTEEEREKHKKAFLKDVKNRVKEIQTRDYINPEEHTVDYVLLFIPNEQIFSFINEIDRSLVDEAMKGKTILCSPLSLYAILAVIRQSIDNFSVENKSQEMLTVLGGFKQQWEKFKEQMETVQDRFDLVHKGYEELTGTRERQLDRQLTKLEELRVDRGITSGTIEETFERVSAKHALGAGE from the coding sequence ATGGAAATCGCAACGTTCATCATCGGCTTCCTCATCGGCATCGCCGCGGGCGGAGCAGCCATCTACTTCTCCCTCCGCAAATCATCGCAGGATGCCCAAGCGGTGGCGGAGCTGATATCGGCTAGGGTGATAACCAAGCAGACGGAGCACATCCTGCAACTTGCCGAAACCAAGCTGAGCGGAAAGAAGGAGCTCATCGACGGTTCCCTCAAGGCCGTGAAGGATGATCTGGACCGCGTGGAGCGGCTCATGCGCTCCATCGGCGACGGCAACGTGAAGATCGATACGCGGCTGGGCGATGCCGCCAAAGTGATCAAGGAACTCTCGGATACCACCGGCAACCTGCGCAATGCGCTCACGAGCAACAGCAACCGCGGGCAGTGGGGAGAGCGCATGGCGGAAGACGTGTTGCGCATCGCCGGCTTGGTGGAGGGGATCAACTACATCAAGCAGAAGAAGATCGCCTCCGTGGGTTCCAAGCCGGATTTCACCTTCATGCTCCCGCAGAACCTGACGCTGAACATGGACGTCAAATTCCCCTTCAACAATTACCAGCTGTATGCGGAGGCGAAGACGGAGGAGGAACGGGAGAAACACAAGAAAGCCTTCCTCAAGGATGTGAAGAACCGCGTCAAGGAAATCCAAACCCGCGATTACATCAACCCCGAGGAGCACACCGTTGACTATGTCCTTCTCTTCATCCCCAACGAGCAGATCTTCTCCTTCATCAACGAGATCGACCGTTCGCTCGTGGACGAGGCGATGAAAGGCAAGACCATCCTCTGCTCCCCACTTAGCCTGTACGCCATCCTCGCCGTGATCCGGCAGTCCATCGATAATTTCTCCGTGGAGAACAAATCACAGGAGATGCTCACGGTGCTCGGCGGCTTCAAGCAGCAGTGGGAGAAGTTCAAGGAGCAGATGGAAACGGTGCAGGACCGGTTCGACCTGGTGCATAAAGGTTACGAGGAACTCACGGGCACCCGCGAGCGCCAGCTGGACCGGCAGCTCACCAAACTGGAGGAACTGCGCGTGGACCGCGGCATCACCTCCGGGACCATAGAGGAGACGTTCGAACGGGTGTCAGCCAAGCATGCGCTCGGGGCCGGAGAATGA
- a CDS encoding ComEC/Rec2 family competence protein, whose protein sequence is MRRSLLAYAFLLSFLTAVFLLQWQQGLALQGGLWILLSLGLCAAALSLFPRYRLALPALASLLGIVCACAAVARITLPSPPEHVSRITDRSAVVLTGTVTDEPDRRPSLTHYAVSVERIRTGSGTVRAARGTVLVRDTQGWPRYRYGDRLLVRGTLRKPWTINEFRYDRYLELQGISALVTSAELEQPAAAPGERTGRGGLPLLGALYALKEKFEQRIGQIQPEPHASFLAGLLTGSRRSIPNDVQEDFQVTGLTHILAISGYNVTIILALFGGLLFWLPLRARFLPSLAALLAFTLFTGASASVVRAAIMGALGLLALQTGRKAEVRLLILWTAFVMLLWKPQYLWWDAGFQLSFLAIVGLAETGTLLLPLTRFFPSVLGIRESLTATLSAQVFTLPWILFLFHRVSLVSPIANLLVAPLLPLAMLLGFLSVCVSAVSFPLGQAVGYGAWGVLELILRITHALASLPSASLSASLGLGSLALLYGVFVALLVWKNRPLYPPPPPPGERAG, encoded by the coding sequence ATGCGCCGCTCCCTCCTCGCTTACGCGTTCCTGCTCTCCTTCCTCACCGCCGTGTTCCTGCTCCAATGGCAACAGGGGCTGGCTTTGCAGGGTGGTCTTTGGATCCTCCTCTCCCTCGGCCTGTGCGCCGCCGCGCTTTCGCTCTTCCCACGGTACCGTCTCGCCCTCCCCGCGCTCGCTTCGCTCCTGGGAATAGTCTGCGCATGCGCCGCCGTCGCCCGCATCACCCTCCCCTCGCCGCCGGAACACGTCTCCCGCATAACGGACCGATCCGCAGTGGTCCTCACGGGAACCGTGACCGATGAGCCGGACCGGCGCCCTTCCCTCACGCACTACGCCGTGAGCGTGGAGCGCATCCGCACGGGGTCCGGCACGGTGCGGGCCGCGCGGGGCACGGTCCTGGTGCGGGATACGCAGGGATGGCCGCGGTACCGCTACGGGGACCGCCTGCTCGTGCGGGGGACGCTGCGGAAACCCTGGACCATCAACGAATTCCGCTACGACCGTTACCTGGAACTGCAGGGCATCAGCGCCCTGGTCACCTCGGCGGAGCTGGAGCAGCCCGCCGCAGCCCCCGGGGAACGGACGGGGAGAGGAGGCTTGCCGCTCCTGGGCGCCCTGTACGCCCTCAAGGAGAAGTTCGAGCAGCGGATAGGGCAGATACAGCCGGAACCCCACGCCTCGTTCCTGGCCGGCCTCCTCACGGGTTCCCGCAGGAGCATCCCCAATGACGTACAGGAGGATTTCCAGGTGACGGGCCTCACACACATCCTGGCCATCTCCGGCTACAACGTGACCATCATCCTCGCCCTCTTCGGCGGGCTGCTCTTCTGGTTGCCCTTGCGGGCGCGCTTCCTCCCCTCCCTCGCCGCCCTGCTGGCCTTCACGCTCTTCACGGGGGCCAGCGCCTCGGTGGTGCGCGCGGCCATCATGGGCGCGCTGGGGTTGCTGGCGCTGCAGACGGGGAGGAAAGCGGAGGTGCGCCTCCTCATCCTGTGGACGGCATTCGTGATGCTGCTGTGGAAGCCGCAGTACCTGTGGTGGGACGCGGGCTTCCAACTCTCCTTCCTGGCCATCGTGGGCTTGGCGGAAACGGGAACGCTGCTCCTCCCCCTCACGCGCTTCTTCCCTTCCGTGCTCGGCATACGGGAAAGTTTGACCGCCACCCTCTCGGCGCAGGTCTTCACGCTCCCCTGGATCCTCTTCCTGTTCCACCGCGTCTCCCTCGTCTCCCCCATCGCCAACCTCCTCGTCGCCCCCCTCCTCCCCCTCGCCATGCTCCTGGGCTTCCTGAGCGTGTGTGTGAGCGCGGTGTCCTTCCCCCTGGGCCAGGCGGTGGGATACGGCGCCTGGGGGGTGCTGGAACTGATCCTCCGCATCACCCATGCCCTGGCCTCGCTGCCCTCCGCCTCCCTCTCCGCCTCGCTGGGGCTGGGGTCGCTGGCGCTCCTCTACGGGGTGTTCGTCGCCCTGCTCGTTTGGAAAAACCGGCCACTCTATCCGCCCCCCCCTCCCCCGGGGGAGAGGGCAGGGTGA
- the rsmA gene encoding 16S rRNA (adenine(1518)-N(6)/adenine(1519)-N(6))-dimethyltransferase RsmA — MNELRDEVTRFLHHHGLRLNTDLGQHFLVDETALALIVEAAGITEEDRIVEIGPGIGVLTRELARRAGKVSAVELDERMLPLLKSFLSGEGKELLTKVTVTRGNALHTPLPADPYKIVANIPYHITSPLLRHVFLESQAPPTTMTLLIQKEVAETICDGRNAGILTILVGLFGTPRYVGTVGREAFLPPPKVDSAILHVECFARPLAEPAVVEKIFTLTKTGFGQKRKMLRNTLGKLPEGMEKLKGIGIDPERRPQTLTVGEWIRLAEVM; from the coding sequence ATGAACGAGCTCCGCGACGAGGTCACGCGCTTCCTCCACCATCACGGCCTCCGTTTGAACACGGACCTGGGCCAGCACTTCCTGGTGGATGAGACGGCGCTGGCGCTCATCGTGGAAGCGGCGGGGATCACGGAGGAAGACCGCATCGTGGAGATCGGTCCGGGCATCGGGGTCTTGACCCGGGAACTGGCCAGGCGGGCCGGCAAAGTCTCCGCCGTGGAACTGGACGAGAGGATGCTGCCGCTCCTCAAGAGTTTCCTCTCGGGGGAAGGGAAGGAGCTTCTGACCAAGGTGACGGTGACGCGGGGTAATGCGCTCCATACCCCCCTTCCCGCTGATCCGTACAAGATCGTCGCCAACATCCCCTACCACATCACCTCTCCACTGCTGCGCCACGTCTTCCTGGAATCGCAGGCGCCGCCGACGACGATGACGCTCCTGATCCAGAAGGAGGTGGCGGAGACGATCTGCGACGGGAGGAATGCCGGGATCCTGACCATCCTCGTCGGCCTCTTCGGCACGCCCCGGTACGTGGGTACCGTGGGGCGGGAGGCCTTTTTGCCTCCCCCGAAGGTGGATTCCGCCATCCTCCATGTGGAGTGCTTCGCACGGCCCCTCGCGGAGCCGGCGGTGGTGGAGAAGATCTTCACGCTCACCAAAACCGGCTTCGGGCAGAAGAGGAAGATGCTCCGCAACACCCTGGGCAAACTGCCGGAGGGAATGGAGAAACTGAAGGGGATAGGGATTGATCCGGAGAGGAGACCGCAGACCCTGACCGTTGGAGAGTGGATACGATTGGCAGAGGTGATGTGA
- the rpsO gene encoding 30S ribosomal protein S15 — translation MAIKRSTKKTLITKHRLHNKDTGSPQVQIAILTKEIQLLTKHLQEHKKDHSARRGLLGKVAQRRKLLLYLRMNKPDQYQEALEKHGLKK, via the coding sequence ATGGCGATCAAGCGTTCCACGAAGAAGACCCTCATCACCAAGCACCGTCTGCACAATAAGGACACGGGCTCGCCCCAGGTCCAGATTGCCATTTTAACCAAGGAGATCCAGCTTCTCACCAAGCATTTGCAGGAGCATAAGAAGGACCACTCCGCGCGCCGCGGGCTTCTGGGCAAGGTCGCCCAGCGCCGAAAACTGCTCCTCTACCTCCGCATGAACAAGCCGGACCAGTACCAGGAAGCGCTGGAGAAGCACGGGTTGAAGAAGTGA